Proteins encoded within one genomic window of Erinaceus europaeus chromosome 13, mEriEur2.1, whole genome shotgun sequence:
- the ZNF691 gene encoding zinc finger protein 691, producing the protein MGSEKEQNPEQHLPEEGEQGEPWRVNNSEDFQILDGEKEHGQESLSEAPQSFQIRKPWQKVTNPTGKPEDSTSHPSPEVEEKPFICAQCGKTFNNTSNLRTHQRIHTGEKPYKCSECGKSFSRSSNRIRHERIHLEEKHYKCPKCQESFRRRSDLTTHQQDHLGKRPYRCDTCGKSFSQSATLAVHHRTHLEPAPYICCECGKSFSNSSSFGVHHRTHTGERPYECTECGRTFSDISNFGAHQRTHRGEKPYRCTLCGKHFSRSSNLIRHQKTHMGEQAGKDFI; encoded by the coding sequence ATGGGCAGTGAGAAGGAGCAGAATCCAGAACAGCACCTGCCAGAGGAAGGGGAACAGGGAGAGCCTTGGAGAGTGAATAACTCAGAGGATTTTCAGATCCTAGATGGAGAAAAAGAACATGGACAGGAGAGTCTGTCAGAGGCACCACAAAGCTTCCAAATCAGAAAGCCATGGCAGAAAGTCACTAACCCCACTGGAAAGCCAGAGGACTCCACTTCTCACCCAAGTCCTGAGGTTGAAGAGAAGCCCTTCATATGTGCCCAGTGTGGCAAAACCTTCAACAATACCTCCAACCTGAGAACACACCAGAGGATCCATACCGGTGAAAAACCTTACAAGTGCTCTGAATGTGGCAAGAGCTTCTCAAGAAGCTCCAACCGCATCCGGCATGAGCGGATCCACCTTGAAGAGAAGCACTACAAATGTCCCAAGTGTCAGGAGAGTTTTCGGCGGCGCTCTGATCTCACCACACACCAGCAAGATCACCTGGGCAAGCGACCATACCGCTGTGACACCTGTGGCAAGAGCTTTAGTCAGAGTGCCACGCTGGCTGTACATCACCGGACCCATCTGGAGCCAGCACCCTACATCTGCTGTGAGTGTGGGAAGAGCTTCAGCAACAGCTCCAGCTTTGGCGTGCACCACCGCACCCATACAGGCGAGAGGCCTTACGAGTGCACTGAGTGTGGGCGGACTTTCAGTGATATATCTAACTTTGGAGCACATCAGAGGACCCACAGAGGGGAGAAACCCTACCGGTGCACTCTCTGTGGGAAACATTTCTCCCGGAGCTCAAATCTCATCCGCCATCAGAAGACACACATGGGAGAGCAGGCTGGGAAGGACTTCATCTGA